From Ignavibacterium sp.:
TCTGAAATGTTTACAAGTTTGCTTAATTCCTTTACGGATATTCTTTCGTTGTGTTTTAAATATTCAAAAACAAGTTTTTCATTCTGACCAATTGTGTATTTTATCAAAGCTTTGTTTCCGTTCTGTGCACGAAGTAATCTTATCATCTCTTTGCTTGCCTGAACACTTTTATCATTTACTCGAATCGTAACTACAGATTTGTGTAAATCTATATCTTCAAGATAATCCTGTAACCTGTGTGGTTTGATGTATGATTCTGGAATTGCAACGATAACTAACTCTTTCGAGTGGTATTCCATAAACTCAATTGAAAATTCGATGGGAGGTTCACAATATTTTTCTGCAGTTTCTTTTACAAGTTCGGCTACTTCTTTTTCACTTTCAACACCAACAACATCTTTATCATCATCAACACCAAAAATTATATAGCCGCCTTTTGTATTTGCAAAAGCAATCATTTCGCGGGCAATCTTCTCAGGTGTGGAAAATTTCAGTTTAAATTCACACTGAATATTCTCCCCTTCTTCAATTAACTCTTTCAGTTCGCGATACTTCATAGCAAAGAACAAAATTTTATTTGATGAATATTATCGCCTAAGTTTTCTTGGATTCCAGAGACGTTCTAATTTTCTTTTAGTCGTCTTTGGAGTTTCTTCGTTCTTAATCTCCGGATTAGTAATAAGCTGTTCCTGCTTTTGAATTTCTTCTTCGGTTAATTCTTCATCTTCTTTATTGCCAAGAAATGCTAATTCAGTAACATTGGTTGAATCTTTCTTCTCCTGTTGTTGCTGAATCTGAGTTTGTTTTTCTCTTTCAATTCTTGCTTTTTCCTGTTTGTAAGTGTTAACCTTTGCAGCTATACTTTTAACATAAGGAGATGAAGGATATTTAGAAATTAATGTGTCATAAACAGATGCAGCAGAATCAGTAAGCTTTAAATCATTTTCTAAAATGAATCCTGCTGCATAAAGACCTTTTGAAGCATACTGCGATTGAGGATGCTTTTTATAAATTTCATAAAATTTTCTGAATGATGCATCAAAGTTTCCGTTTTTCATTTCAGATTCTGCTTCAATGTATAATTCAACAGCAGGATCATAGTTCAAGTCAATTAAAGGCAAACCGAGTTTATTTGCTGCAGCATTGGCAATCGGACGATCTTTATAATTATCATAAATTATTCTGAACAAACTATCAGCTTTCGCATTCTCATTTACCGTCTGATAATAACTTCCTAATGCAAGCAGAGCATCAGGATAGTATCTCGTATCAGCAAAGTTTTCGATTATTTCTTCGTATAATTTTTTTGCTGAATCGGGAACATTAATCTCTGTGAAAAATAAATTTCCAAGTTCCAATCTGTTTTTTGCAAGCAAAGTTTTCAGCGAGTCAGTTGTAATCTTTGGTTTTTGCGGCGGATTATTTTTGAACTTCACGGTATCTGTCTTCATCAACGCCTGCATTTCCTGAGATAATTTTAATTCTGCTTGCTTCTTTTTCTGCTGTATTCTTAACTCAGTTTTAGCAATTAATAAACGGTTCACTTCTGCTGTATCAATGAAAGCTGAAATTTTGGAAAGACTATCAAC
This genomic window contains:
- a CDS encoding RNA-binding domain-containing protein encodes the protein MKYRELKELIEEGENIQCEFKLKFSTPEKIAREMIAFANTKGGYIIFGVDDDKDVVGVESEKEVAELVKETAEKYCEPPIEFSIEFMEYHSKELVIVAIPESYIKPHRLQDYLEDIDLHKSVVTIRVNDKSVQASKEMIRLLRAQNGNKALIKYTIGQNEKLVFEYLKHNERISVKELSKLVNISERRASRTLVKMVRANLLMIHTKDNGEEYFTAAM